The Bombus terrestris chromosome 16, iyBomTerr1.2, whole genome shotgun sequence genome includes a region encoding these proteins:
- the LOC100642664 gene encoding UTP--glucose-1-phosphate uridylyltransferase isoform X3 — protein sequence MVYLLNARGHQRSPSDTQAFRERTKRDALNELQHELEKLEESATGEVKEEFHRQFDGFTHLFKRFLQEEGPSLEWDRIQKLPDDAIRDYNSLPTPEGEEMKALLSKLIVIKLNGGLGTSMGCHGPKSVIAVRNGLTFLDLTVQQIEYLNRTYNANVPLILMNSFNTDDDTQRIIRKYKGIDVDIHTFNQSCYPRINRDSLLPTAKHCDVNDDIEAWYPPGHGDFYESFRNSGLLKKFIKEGREYCFISNIDNLGATVDFKILKLLLDKREASPLEFVMEVTDKTRADVKGGTLIKYEDKLRLLEIAQVPKDHVDDFKSIKTFKFFNTNNLWIKLSAIERVLEKNSLNMEIIVNNKTFSNGLNIIQLETAVGAAMKSFEGSIGINVPRSRFLPVKKTSDLMLVMSNLYILRNGSLVMSPQRMFPTTPLIKLGDNHFSKVKEFLTRFPAIPDLLELDHLTVSGDVTFGKGVTLKGTVIIIANHGERIDLPAGTILENKIVSGNLRILNH from the exons ATGGTATACTTGTTGAAT GCACGCGGTCATCAACGCAGTCCCTCAGATACACAGGCATTCCGCGAAAGAACTAAGAGGGATGCCCTGAACGAACTCCAACATGAATTAGAGAAGCTCGAAGAAAGCGCAACAGGGGAGGTCAAGGAGGAGTTCCATCGACAGTTCGACGGCTTCACTCACCTCTTCAAACGGTTCCTCCAGGAGGAAGGACCTTCGCTAGAATGGGATCGTATACAGAAGCTGCCCGACGATgcg ataaGAGATTACAATTCCTTGCCAACTCCGGAAGGAGAAGAAATGAAGGCACTTTTAAGCAAGTTAATCGTTATAAAATTGAATGGTGGCTTAGGAACTAGTATGGGATGCCATGGTCCTAAATCTGTAATAGCAGTACGTAATGGGCTTACGTTCCTAGATCTGACTGTACAACAGATTGAG TATTTGAACAGAACTTACAATGCAAATGTCCCGCTTATTTTGATGAATTCCTTCAATACGGATGATGATACACAacgaattattagaaaatataaaggaATAGATGTTGATATTCATACGTTTAATCAAAGTTGTTATCCTCGTATAAACAGAGATTCTTTACTTCCGACTGCAAAACACTGTGATGTTAATGATGACATTGAAGC GTGGTATCCTCCTGGTCATGGAGACTTCTATGAAAGTTTCAGAAATtcaggtttattaaaaaaatttataaaagag GGGCGTGAATATTGTTTCATTTCTAATATTGATAATCTAGGTGCTACCGtagatttcaaaattttgaaattactgTTAGACAAACGTGAAGCTTCGCCTCTTGAATTCGTTATGGAAGTTACTGATAAAACTCGAGCTGATGTTAAG GGTGGCACACTAATCAAATATGAGGATAAGCTACGTCTACTTGAAATTGCTCAGGTTCCAAAGGACCACGTAGATGATTTCAAATCTATAAAAACATTCAAGTTTttcaatacaaataatttatggATAAAACTCAGCG CTATTGAAAGGGTACTTGAGAAGAATTCCTTGAATATGGAgattattgtaaataataagACCTTCTCGAATggtttaaatattattcaattaGAAACAGCTGTTGGAGCTGCTATGAAATCATTTGAAGGGAGTATTG GTATAAATGTTCCACGCAGTAGATTCTTACCAGTGAAGAAGACTTCAGATTTAATGCTTGTTATGAGCAATTTGTATATTCTTCGCAATGGTTCATTAGTAATGAGTCCTCAACGAATGTTTCCTACAACACCTCTTATAAAATTGGGCGATAATCATTTTTCAAAG GTTAAAGAATTCCTTACTAGATTTCCAGCTATACCAGATTTGTTGGAATTAGACCACCTTACAGTATCAGGTGATGTTACTTTTGGAAAAGGTGTAACTCTAAAAGGAACTGTTATAATTATTGCAAACCATGGAGAACGCATCGACCTTCCAGCAGGcacaattttagaaaataagaTAGTTTCTGGAAATTTGCGTATTTTGAAtcactaa
- the LOC100642664 gene encoding UTP--glucose-1-phosphate uridylyltransferase isoform X1 gives MHDLTKLDGGDDRPNVFFKRQDTQAFRERTKRDALNELQHELEKLEESATGEVKEEFHRQFDGFTHLFKRFLQEEGPSLEWDRIQKLPDDAIRDYNSLPTPEGEEMKALLSKLIVIKLNGGLGTSMGCHGPKSVIAVRNGLTFLDLTVQQIEYLNRTYNANVPLILMNSFNTDDDTQRIIRKYKGIDVDIHTFNQSCYPRINRDSLLPTAKHCDVNDDIEAWYPPGHGDFYESFRNSGLLKKFIKEGREYCFISNIDNLGATVDFKILKLLLDKREASPLEFVMEVTDKTRADVKGGTLIKYEDKLRLLEIAQVPKDHVDDFKSIKTFKFFNTNNLWIKLSAIERVLEKNSLNMEIIVNNKTFSNGLNIIQLETAVGAAMKSFEGSIGINVPRSRFLPVKKTSDLMLVMSNLYILRNGSLVMSPQRMFPTTPLIKLGDNHFSKVKEFLTRFPAIPDLLELDHLTVSGDVTFGKGVTLKGTVIIIANHGERIDLPAGTILENKIVSGNLRILNH, from the exons ATGCACGATCTTACGAAATTGGATGGTGGCGACGACAGGCCCAACGTATTTTTCAAGAGACAAG ATACACAGGCATTCCGCGAAAGAACTAAGAGGGATGCCCTGAACGAACTCCAACATGAATTAGAGAAGCTCGAAGAAAGCGCAACAGGGGAGGTCAAGGAGGAGTTCCATCGACAGTTCGACGGCTTCACTCACCTCTTCAAACGGTTCCTCCAGGAGGAAGGACCTTCGCTAGAATGGGATCGTATACAGAAGCTGCCCGACGATgcg ataaGAGATTACAATTCCTTGCCAACTCCGGAAGGAGAAGAAATGAAGGCACTTTTAAGCAAGTTAATCGTTATAAAATTGAATGGTGGCTTAGGAACTAGTATGGGATGCCATGGTCCTAAATCTGTAATAGCAGTACGTAATGGGCTTACGTTCCTAGATCTGACTGTACAACAGATTGAG TATTTGAACAGAACTTACAATGCAAATGTCCCGCTTATTTTGATGAATTCCTTCAATACGGATGATGATACACAacgaattattagaaaatataaaggaATAGATGTTGATATTCATACGTTTAATCAAAGTTGTTATCCTCGTATAAACAGAGATTCTTTACTTCCGACTGCAAAACACTGTGATGTTAATGATGACATTGAAGC GTGGTATCCTCCTGGTCATGGAGACTTCTATGAAAGTTTCAGAAATtcaggtttattaaaaaaatttataaaagag GGGCGTGAATATTGTTTCATTTCTAATATTGATAATCTAGGTGCTACCGtagatttcaaaattttgaaattactgTTAGACAAACGTGAAGCTTCGCCTCTTGAATTCGTTATGGAAGTTACTGATAAAACTCGAGCTGATGTTAAG GGTGGCACACTAATCAAATATGAGGATAAGCTACGTCTACTTGAAATTGCTCAGGTTCCAAAGGACCACGTAGATGATTTCAAATCTATAAAAACATTCAAGTTTttcaatacaaataatttatggATAAAACTCAGCG CTATTGAAAGGGTACTTGAGAAGAATTCCTTGAATATGGAgattattgtaaataataagACCTTCTCGAATggtttaaatattattcaattaGAAACAGCTGTTGGAGCTGCTATGAAATCATTTGAAGGGAGTATTG GTATAAATGTTCCACGCAGTAGATTCTTACCAGTGAAGAAGACTTCAGATTTAATGCTTGTTATGAGCAATTTGTATATTCTTCGCAATGGTTCATTAGTAATGAGTCCTCAACGAATGTTTCCTACAACACCTCTTATAAAATTGGGCGATAATCATTTTTCAAAG GTTAAAGAATTCCTTACTAGATTTCCAGCTATACCAGATTTGTTGGAATTAGACCACCTTACAGTATCAGGTGATGTTACTTTTGGAAAAGGTGTAACTCTAAAAGGAACTGTTATAATTATTGCAAACCATGGAGAACGCATCGACCTTCCAGCAGGcacaattttagaaaataagaTAGTTTCTGGAAATTTGCGTATTTTGAAtcactaa
- the LOC100642664 gene encoding UTP--glucose-1-phosphate uridylyltransferase isoform X2, with protein sequence MLQVDDRKARGHQRSPSDTQAFRERTKRDALNELQHELEKLEESATGEVKEEFHRQFDGFTHLFKRFLQEEGPSLEWDRIQKLPDDAIRDYNSLPTPEGEEMKALLSKLIVIKLNGGLGTSMGCHGPKSVIAVRNGLTFLDLTVQQIEYLNRTYNANVPLILMNSFNTDDDTQRIIRKYKGIDVDIHTFNQSCYPRINRDSLLPTAKHCDVNDDIEAWYPPGHGDFYESFRNSGLLKKFIKEGREYCFISNIDNLGATVDFKILKLLLDKREASPLEFVMEVTDKTRADVKGGTLIKYEDKLRLLEIAQVPKDHVDDFKSIKTFKFFNTNNLWIKLSAIERVLEKNSLNMEIIVNNKTFSNGLNIIQLETAVGAAMKSFEGSIGINVPRSRFLPVKKTSDLMLVMSNLYILRNGSLVMSPQRMFPTTPLIKLGDNHFSKVKEFLTRFPAIPDLLELDHLTVSGDVTFGKGVTLKGTVIIIANHGERIDLPAGTILENKIVSGNLRILNH encoded by the exons GCACGCGGTCATCAACGCAGTCCCTCAGATACACAGGCATTCCGCGAAAGAACTAAGAGGGATGCCCTGAACGAACTCCAACATGAATTAGAGAAGCTCGAAGAAAGCGCAACAGGGGAGGTCAAGGAGGAGTTCCATCGACAGTTCGACGGCTTCACTCACCTCTTCAAACGGTTCCTCCAGGAGGAAGGACCTTCGCTAGAATGGGATCGTATACAGAAGCTGCCCGACGATgcg ataaGAGATTACAATTCCTTGCCAACTCCGGAAGGAGAAGAAATGAAGGCACTTTTAAGCAAGTTAATCGTTATAAAATTGAATGGTGGCTTAGGAACTAGTATGGGATGCCATGGTCCTAAATCTGTAATAGCAGTACGTAATGGGCTTACGTTCCTAGATCTGACTGTACAACAGATTGAG TATTTGAACAGAACTTACAATGCAAATGTCCCGCTTATTTTGATGAATTCCTTCAATACGGATGATGATACACAacgaattattagaaaatataaaggaATAGATGTTGATATTCATACGTTTAATCAAAGTTGTTATCCTCGTATAAACAGAGATTCTTTACTTCCGACTGCAAAACACTGTGATGTTAATGATGACATTGAAGC GTGGTATCCTCCTGGTCATGGAGACTTCTATGAAAGTTTCAGAAATtcaggtttattaaaaaaatttataaaagag GGGCGTGAATATTGTTTCATTTCTAATATTGATAATCTAGGTGCTACCGtagatttcaaaattttgaaattactgTTAGACAAACGTGAAGCTTCGCCTCTTGAATTCGTTATGGAAGTTACTGATAAAACTCGAGCTGATGTTAAG GGTGGCACACTAATCAAATATGAGGATAAGCTACGTCTACTTGAAATTGCTCAGGTTCCAAAGGACCACGTAGATGATTTCAAATCTATAAAAACATTCAAGTTTttcaatacaaataatttatggATAAAACTCAGCG CTATTGAAAGGGTACTTGAGAAGAATTCCTTGAATATGGAgattattgtaaataataagACCTTCTCGAATggtttaaatattattcaattaGAAACAGCTGTTGGAGCTGCTATGAAATCATTTGAAGGGAGTATTG GTATAAATGTTCCACGCAGTAGATTCTTACCAGTGAAGAAGACTTCAGATTTAATGCTTGTTATGAGCAATTTGTATATTCTTCGCAATGGTTCATTAGTAATGAGTCCTCAACGAATGTTTCCTACAACACCTCTTATAAAATTGGGCGATAATCATTTTTCAAAG GTTAAAGAATTCCTTACTAGATTTCCAGCTATACCAGATTTGTTGGAATTAGACCACCTTACAGTATCAGGTGATGTTACTTTTGGAAAAGGTGTAACTCTAAAAGGAACTGTTATAATTATTGCAAACCATGGAGAACGCATCGACCTTCCAGCAGGcacaattttagaaaataagaTAGTTTCTGGAAATTTGCGTATTTTGAAtcactaa
- the LOC100642424 gene encoding activating molecule in BECN1-regulated autophagy protein 1B isoform X1, with the protein MEQVKEIPELLHCNHSHNILQNLMLRDLGFLYYNCYKTTRRTLESAAEMKLVGKKHRELEYDLPGYPKATFLMVFSPDGTKIASAHGNHSVYITDVATRKNIKILSGHPRTPWCIAFHPSSSYLLASGCLGGQVRVWDLRDDSKVWNVKCHTVIASLAFHPSEKLLVIATNNEIHFWDWSQPEPFAVISTKTRIEKVRYVAFDNLGKKLITGIGNNYVRESRILRSRLRHGRTTRDSQVPSNQTDQNEAIQSFRTMGSEPSHSTQSNLRGSVSVDNEETSILQYIYNSRRRTGRGRRDLNLPYDEEERPSSEDVSAVVLNFSGISSYRVQAWDFSKGEIPDITNSEKNIVIHKCKIRNDASVNISSDGKLLATCFMGAAGVYSLQWETLGEEIYWAEVYNSVVSVSISPTQEHLLVGLARSAIGKEYTMAIIYRLTHKQSENNKPRMQDLDFNNLAKYLHFMSKRNTMLWVRDILQNNQSNGGHTSINCIRWAPQPGQGLIYATNTGRLAVLH; encoded by the exons ATGGAGCAGGTTAAGGAGATACCAGAATTGCTTCATTGCAATCACTCTCATAACATATTACAAAACTTAATGCTTAGAGATTTGggatttttatattacaattgcTATAAAACTACAAGGCGTACATTAGAATCAGCAGCTGAAATGAAATTAGTTGGAAAAAAGCATAGAGAATTg GAATATGATCTGCCAGGATATCCTAAAGCAACATTTTTAATGGTTTTCAGTCCTGATGG CACTAAAATAGCATCAGCCCATGGAAATCACAGTGTTTATATTACTGATGTAGCAACTagaaaaaacattaaaattctTTCTGGTCATCCACGCACTCCATGGTGTATTGCATTTCATCCCTCTTCTAGTTACTTACTAGCATCTGGTTGTCTTGGTGGTCAAGTACGGGTTTGGGATTTAAGG GATGATAGCAAGGTTTGGAATGTGAAATGTCATACAGTTATAGCTTCTCTTGCCTTCCATCCATCCGAAAAATTACTTGTTATAGCaacaaataatgaaatacaCTTTTGGGATTGGAGTCAACCTGAACCCTTTGCAGTAATATCTACAAAGACTAGAATTGAAAAAGTAAG ATATGTAGCTTTTGACAATTTAGGAAAGAAATTAATCACAGGCATTGGAAATAATTATGTAAGAGAATCAAGAATACTCAG ATCCCGTTTAAGGCATGGGAGAACGACTCGTGATAGTCAAGTACCAAGTAACCAAACTGATCAAAATGAAGCGATTCAATCGTTTAGAACCATGGGATCCGAACCTTCACACAGTACTCAATCGAATTTACGCGGTAGTGTATCAGTAGATAATGAAGAAACCTCCATACTACAATATATCTATAATTCAAGGCGGCGAacaggaagaggaagaagggaCTTGAATCTTCCATATGatgaagaagaaagaccttcTTCGG aagatGTCTCAGCAGTAGTGTTAAACTTCTCAGGAATCTCCAGTTATCGTGTACAAGCATGGGACTTCTCTAAGGGGGAAATACCTGATATTACAAAct CtgaaaaaaatattgttatacACAAGTGTAAAATACGTAATGACGCTAGCGTAAATATTTCTTCGGATGGAAAACTATTGGCAACATGCTTTATGGGAGCTGCAG GAGTTTACAGTTTACAATGGGAAACGTTAGGAGAAGAAATTTATTGGGCGGAAGTATATAATTCTGTGGTTTCTGTATCAATTTCGCCAACACAGGAGCATCTTTTAGTAGGTCTAGCAAGGAGTGCTATTGGAAAGGAATATACTATGGCTATTATTTACAGACTAACACATAAACAATCTGAAAATAACAAACCACGTATGCAAGATTTGGACTTTAATAATCTAGcgaaatatttacatttcatgAGTAAAAGGAACACTATGTTGTGGGTTAGAGATATACTACAAAATAATCAATCAAATGGAGGACATACAAGCATAAATTGTATCAGATGGGCACCACAACCTGGCCAAGGTTTAATTTATGCTACTAACACTGGCCGGTTAGCTGTTCTTcattaa
- the LOC100642424 gene encoding activating molecule in BECN1-regulated autophagy protein 1B isoform X2: MEQVKEIPELLHCNHSHNILQNLMLRDLGFLYYNCYKTTRRTLESAAEMKLVGKKHRELEYDLPGYPKATFLMVFSPDGTKIASAHGNHSVYITDVATRKNIKILSGHPRTPWCIAFHPSSSYLLASGCLGGQVRVWDLRDDSKVWNVKCHTVIASLAFHPSEKLLVIATNNEIHFWDWSQPEPFAVISTKTRIEKVRYVAFDNLGKKLITGIGNNYVRESRILRSRLRHGRTTRDSQVPSNQTDQNEAIQSFRTMGSEPSHSTQSNLRGSVSVDNEETSILQYIYNSRRRTGRGRRDLNLPYDEEERPSSGISSYRVQAWDFSKGEIPDITNSEKNIVIHKCKIRNDASVNISSDGKLLATCFMGAAGVYSLQWETLGEEIYWAEVYNSVVSVSISPTQEHLLVGLARSAIGKEYTMAIIYRLTHKQSENNKPRMQDLDFNNLAKYLHFMSKRNTMLWVRDILQNNQSNGGHTSINCIRWAPQPGQGLIYATNTGRLAVLH, translated from the exons ATGGAGCAGGTTAAGGAGATACCAGAATTGCTTCATTGCAATCACTCTCATAACATATTACAAAACTTAATGCTTAGAGATTTGggatttttatattacaattgcTATAAAACTACAAGGCGTACATTAGAATCAGCAGCTGAAATGAAATTAGTTGGAAAAAAGCATAGAGAATTg GAATATGATCTGCCAGGATATCCTAAAGCAACATTTTTAATGGTTTTCAGTCCTGATGG CACTAAAATAGCATCAGCCCATGGAAATCACAGTGTTTATATTACTGATGTAGCAACTagaaaaaacattaaaattctTTCTGGTCATCCACGCACTCCATGGTGTATTGCATTTCATCCCTCTTCTAGTTACTTACTAGCATCTGGTTGTCTTGGTGGTCAAGTACGGGTTTGGGATTTAAGG GATGATAGCAAGGTTTGGAATGTGAAATGTCATACAGTTATAGCTTCTCTTGCCTTCCATCCATCCGAAAAATTACTTGTTATAGCaacaaataatgaaatacaCTTTTGGGATTGGAGTCAACCTGAACCCTTTGCAGTAATATCTACAAAGACTAGAATTGAAAAAGTAAG ATATGTAGCTTTTGACAATTTAGGAAAGAAATTAATCACAGGCATTGGAAATAATTATGTAAGAGAATCAAGAATACTCAG ATCCCGTTTAAGGCATGGGAGAACGACTCGTGATAGTCAAGTACCAAGTAACCAAACTGATCAAAATGAAGCGATTCAATCGTTTAGAACCATGGGATCCGAACCTTCACACAGTACTCAATCGAATTTACGCGGTAGTGTATCAGTAGATAATGAAGAAACCTCCATACTACAATATATCTATAATTCAAGGCGGCGAacaggaagaggaagaagggaCTTGAATCTTCCATATGatgaagaagaaagaccttcTTCGG GAATCTCCAGTTATCGTGTACAAGCATGGGACTTCTCTAAGGGGGAAATACCTGATATTACAAAct CtgaaaaaaatattgttatacACAAGTGTAAAATACGTAATGACGCTAGCGTAAATATTTCTTCGGATGGAAAACTATTGGCAACATGCTTTATGGGAGCTGCAG GAGTTTACAGTTTACAATGGGAAACGTTAGGAGAAGAAATTTATTGGGCGGAAGTATATAATTCTGTGGTTTCTGTATCAATTTCGCCAACACAGGAGCATCTTTTAGTAGGTCTAGCAAGGAGTGCTATTGGAAAGGAATATACTATGGCTATTATTTACAGACTAACACATAAACAATCTGAAAATAACAAACCACGTATGCAAGATTTGGACTTTAATAATCTAGcgaaatatttacatttcatgAGTAAAAGGAACACTATGTTGTGGGTTAGAGATATACTACAAAATAATCAATCAAATGGAGGACATACAAGCATAAATTGTATCAGATGGGCACCACAACCTGGCCAAGGTTTAATTTATGCTACTAACACTGGCCGGTTAGCTGTTCTTcattaa
- the LOC100642424 gene encoding activating molecule in BECN1-regulated autophagy protein 1B isoform X3: protein MEQVKEIPELLHCNHSHNILQNLMLRDLGFLYYNCYKTTRRTLESAAEMKLVGKKHRELEYDLPGYPKATFLMVFSPDGTKIASAHGNHSVYITDVATRKNIKILSGHPRTPWCIAFHPSSSYLLASGCLGGQVRVWDLRDDSKVWNVKCHTVIASLAFHPSEKLLVIATNNEIHFWDWSQPEPFAVISTKTRIEKVRYVAFDNLGKKLITGIGNNYVRESRILRSRLRHGRTTRDSQVPSNQTDQNEAIQSFRTMGSEPSHSTQSNLRGSVSVDNEETSILQYIYNSRRRTGRGRRDLNLPYDEEERPSSEDVSAVVLNFSGISSYRVQAWDFSKGEIPDITNSEKNIVIHKCKIRNDASVNISSDGKLLATCFMGAAGVYSLQWETLGEEIYWAEVYNSVVSVSISPTQEHLLTNT, encoded by the exons ATGGAGCAGGTTAAGGAGATACCAGAATTGCTTCATTGCAATCACTCTCATAACATATTACAAAACTTAATGCTTAGAGATTTGggatttttatattacaattgcTATAAAACTACAAGGCGTACATTAGAATCAGCAGCTGAAATGAAATTAGTTGGAAAAAAGCATAGAGAATTg GAATATGATCTGCCAGGATATCCTAAAGCAACATTTTTAATGGTTTTCAGTCCTGATGG CACTAAAATAGCATCAGCCCATGGAAATCACAGTGTTTATATTACTGATGTAGCAACTagaaaaaacattaaaattctTTCTGGTCATCCACGCACTCCATGGTGTATTGCATTTCATCCCTCTTCTAGTTACTTACTAGCATCTGGTTGTCTTGGTGGTCAAGTACGGGTTTGGGATTTAAGG GATGATAGCAAGGTTTGGAATGTGAAATGTCATACAGTTATAGCTTCTCTTGCCTTCCATCCATCCGAAAAATTACTTGTTATAGCaacaaataatgaaatacaCTTTTGGGATTGGAGTCAACCTGAACCCTTTGCAGTAATATCTACAAAGACTAGAATTGAAAAAGTAAG ATATGTAGCTTTTGACAATTTAGGAAAGAAATTAATCACAGGCATTGGAAATAATTATGTAAGAGAATCAAGAATACTCAG ATCCCGTTTAAGGCATGGGAGAACGACTCGTGATAGTCAAGTACCAAGTAACCAAACTGATCAAAATGAAGCGATTCAATCGTTTAGAACCATGGGATCCGAACCTTCACACAGTACTCAATCGAATTTACGCGGTAGTGTATCAGTAGATAATGAAGAAACCTCCATACTACAATATATCTATAATTCAAGGCGGCGAacaggaagaggaagaagggaCTTGAATCTTCCATATGatgaagaagaaagaccttcTTCGG aagatGTCTCAGCAGTAGTGTTAAACTTCTCAGGAATCTCCAGTTATCGTGTACAAGCATGGGACTTCTCTAAGGGGGAAATACCTGATATTACAAAct CtgaaaaaaatattgttatacACAAGTGTAAAATACGTAATGACGCTAGCGTAAATATTTCTTCGGATGGAAAACTATTGGCAACATGCTTTATGGGAGCTGCAG GAGTTTACAGTTTACAATGGGAAACGTTAGGAGAAGAAATTTATTGGGCGGAAGTATATAATTCTGTGGTTTCTGTATCAATTTCGCCAACACAGGAGCATCTTTTA ACTAACACATAA
- the LOC100643139 gene encoding gastrula zinc finger protein XlCGF58.1, which yields MMLHKTNLRLCRLCGKEKQQGTDLFTDKVKGIVLMSIINKYFSKEVINISNSDAFSKYVCSDCEQKIYVFDEFCLMVANVQKQLAAPSLEIDFAEDMLYQLKQSDTLPKNILNKQGVKKSTCPICAKSFRCQSHLNRHKRIHTGQRPFVCNICKMSFNQQEILMKHKERHEGKKLFQCANCHQSFRYKVSLKSHMINFHIDMEQSVNNQNLQMESNSFTCPECGKQFVTKYKLQRHSRCHTGERPYHCTFCLKTFSQTGNLKVHQVKYHQMHSSVTEIRRQTQYNDQIVDCDIPTTLNNFHTVNMSEIELQNTINETINSTEQSSSYASKIYENSLYIDEEIETILDRDLGQLGQNKYSTNVQDKVPLCLKQPETPELLHSLLYDDG from the exons ATGATGTTGCATAAAACAAACTTACGACTATGTCGCCTCTgtggaaaagaaaaacaacaagGCACAGATTTGTTTACAGACAAAGTTAAAGGGATTGTACTAATgtctattataaataaatatttctctaaagag gtgataaatatttcaaactctGATGCATTTTCCAAATATGTTTGTAGTGATTGCGAAcaaaagatatatgtatttgatGAGTTCTGTTTGATGGTAGCTAATGTGCAGAAACAACTTGCAGCCCCATCTTTGGAAATTGATTTTGCAGAA GATATGTTATACCAGTTGAAACAAAGTGATACACTACCAAAAAATATCTTAAACAAGCAGGGAGTAAAGAAAAGTACATGCCCAATATGTGCTAAAAGTTTTAGATGTCAATCACATTTAAACAGGCATAAACGTATTCATACTGGACAAAGACCTTTTGTTTGTAAT atttgtaaaatgtcATTCAATCAACAAGAAATCTTAATGAAGCATAAAGAAAGACATGAAGGAAAGAAACTATTTCAATGTGCAAATTGTCATCAATCATTTCGTTATAAAGTTTCTTTGAAATCTcatatgataaattttcatatagaCATGGAACAGTCCGTTAATAATCAAAATCTGCAAATGGAAAGCAATTCATTTACATGTCCTGAATGTGGTAAGCaatttgtaacaaaatataagttacaaaggCATTCAAGATGCCACACTGGTGAAAGACCATATCATTGTACTTTCTGTTTAAAAACATTCTCTCAAACTGGTAATTTAAAAGTGCATCAGGTGAAGTATCACCAAATGCATAGTTCTGTAACTGAAATAAGAAGACAGACTCAATACAATGATCAAATAGTTGACTGTGATATACCTACAACGTTAAATAATTTCCATACAGTTAACATGTCAGAAATCGAATTGCAAAATACGATAAACGAAACTATAAATTCTACAGAGCAGAGTAGTTCGTATGcctcaaaaatatatgaaaattctttatatattgATGAGGAAATTGAAACAATTCTGGATCGCGATCTTGGCCAATTAggacaaaataaatattctacaaaTGTACAAGACAAAGTACCACTTTGCTTAAAACAACCAGAGACTCCTGAATTACTGCACAGTCTATTATATGATGATGGTTAA